The Paenarthrobacter aurescens region GTCCAAGTGGTGGACGATGGCCGCGGTATTCCCGTGGACATCCACCCCACCGAAGGTAAGCCGACGGTTGAAGTGGTCATGACCATCCTGCACGCCGGCGGCAAGTTCGGTGGTGGTGGGTACGCCGTATCCGGTGGCCTTCACGGTGTGGGTATTTCCGTAGTGAACGCGTTGTCGCGCCGGGTGGACACGGAAGTCCGCCGTCAAGGACACGTTTGGCGCATGACCTTCGCCGACGGCGGCAAGCCACAGGGCGAACTCGTCAAGGGTGAAGCCACTGACGTCACGGGAACGTCCCAGACGTTCTACCCGGATGGCACCATCTTCGAATCCACTGAGTTCGACTTCGAGACACTGCGTGCACGCTTCCAGCAGATGGCCTTCCTCAACAAAGGCCTGCGGATCACACTCACCGACGAGCGGCCGGTCAACCGCGATGGCGACGACGATCTTGATCTTGATGCCGTGGCAACCGAAGGTGAAGTAGCCGCTGAGCACCGCACCGTGGTTTACGAGTACCCGGACGGCCTGCTGGACTACGTCAAGCACCTGAATTCGAACAAGAAGGTTGAGATCGTCCACGAGGACGTCATCGCTTTCGAAACTGAAGACACCGAGCGGCACATCGCCGTCGAGGTGGCCATGCAGTGGACCACCGCATATTCGGAAAGCGTCCACACGTACGCAAACACCATCAACACCCACGAGGGTGGAACGCACGAAGAAGGCTTCCGTGCCGCGATGACGTCCCTGATCAACCGCTATGCGCGCGAGAAGAGCATCATCAAGGAAAAGGAAGACAACCTTACCGGTGATGACATCCGCGAAGGTTTGACCGCTGTGATCTCGGTGAAGCTTTCCGAGCCGCAGTTTGAAGGCCAGACCAAGACCAAGCTGGGTAACTCCGAGGTCAAGGGATTCGTCCAGCGCGTTGTCACGGATCAGTTGGGTGACTGGCTGGAACGGAACCCGGGTCCGGCCCGCGATGTGATCCGCAAGGCCATTTCGGCTGCCCAGGCACGCATGGCTGCACGTAAAGCCCGTGACAACGCGCGCCGGAAGAGCCCGCTGGAGTCCTTCGGTATGCCGGGTAAGTTGTCAGACTGCTCCTCCAAGGATCCTTCGCGTTGCGAGGTTTACCTGGTGGAGGGTGACTCGGCAGGCGGATCTGCCAAGCGCGGCCGTAACCCGGAAACCCAGGCCATCCTGCCGCTTCGAGGCAAGATCCTGAACGTGGAACGCGCACGGCTGGACAAGGCCCTGGGTAACGCCGAAGTCCAGTCCATGATCACTGCGTTCGGCACGGGCATTGGTGAGGACTTCGACATCGCCAAGTTGCGCTATCACAAGATTGTGCTGATGGCTGATGCTGACGTCGACGGCCAGCACATCACCACCTTGTTGATGACGCTGCTTTTCCGCTACATGCGTCCACTGATCGAGAACGGCTACGTGTACCTGGCCCAGCCGCCGTTGTACAGGATCAAGTGGTCCAACGCAGCGCACGATTACGTGTACAGCGACCGCGAACGTGACGAAACCATCCGCAAGGGTGCTTCCATGAACAAGCGGCTGCCCAAGGACAACGGCATCCAGCGCTACAAGGGTTTGGGCGAAATGGATTACACCGAGCTGTGGGACACCACCATGGACCCGGATCGCCGCACGCTGTTGCAGGTCACCATGGATGACGCTTTGGCCGCCGATCAGACCTTCTCCGTCCTGATGGGCGAGGACGTTGAATCGCGTCGTAACTTCATCCAGCAGAACGCCAAGGACGTCAGGTTCCTCGATATCTAAGGGCCCGTATAGGCCGTTGAATATTCCAGAACTGACATATACCTGAAACGGAAAACTTAGATTATGAGTGACGAAACTCCCGAAGTCCCGGCGGAACCCACTGCCGATGACATCATCCTAGAAGGCGACGTGCTGACCGACCGCGTGGAGCAGGTGGACCTGCAGACCGAAATGCAGCGGTCCTACCTGGACTACGCCATGGCAGTGATCGTCGGGCGCGCCCTTCCGGACGTCCGTGACGGTCTGAAGCCAGTTCACCGGCGCGTTCTGTACGCAATGTTCGACGGCGGATACCGCCCCGACCGCTCTTTCAACAAGTGCGCCCGCGTTGTGGGCGACGTCATGGGTACCTACCACCCGCACGGCGACATGGCGATCTACGATGCCCTGGTCCGCCTGATCCAGGACTGGACCATGCGTTACCCGCTGGCGTTGGGCCAGGGCAACTTTGGGTCACCCGGCAACGACGGCGCTGCTGCACCGCGTTACACCGAAACCAAGATGGCCCAGCTGGCTATGGAAATGGTCCGGGACATCGACGAGGAAACTGTCGACTTCCAGGACAACTACGACGGCAAGAACCAGGAACCCACCATCCTGCCGGCGCGTTTCCCCAACTTGCTGGTCAACGGCTCCTCAGGCATCGCCGTCGGCATGGCCACCAACATTCCGCCGCACAACCTGCGTGAAGTAGCCGAGGGTGTGCAGTGGGCACTTGATAACCCCACCGCTACGCGCGAGGAACTCCTCGAGGCCCTGTTGCTTCGTATCAAGGGACCTGACTTCCCCACGGGCGCCACCATCCTTGGCCACAAGGGCATCGAGGATGCGTACCGCACGGGCCGCGGCTCCATCACCATGCGTGCCGTAGTCAACGTGGAGGAACTCCAAGGCCGTACGTGCCTGGTAGTAACCGAGCTTCCGTACCAGGCCAACCCGGACAACCTGGCCATCAAGATTGCCGAACTGGTCAAGGACGGCAAAATCCAGGGAATCGCGGATCTCCGTGATGAAACCTCCGGACGTACCGGACAGCGCCTGGTGATTGTGCTCAAGCGTGATGCCGTGGCCAAGGTGGTCCTGAACAACCTGTACAAGCACACTCAGCTGCAGGACAATTTCTCAGCGAACATGCTGGCAATTGTGGACGGCGTTCCGCGCACCCTGAGCCTGGACGCCTTCATCCGGCACTGGGTGGCGCACCAGATGGACGTCATCGCGCGCAGGACCCGCTACCGTTTGCGCAAGGCCGAGGAAGAGGCGCACATTCTGCGTGCACTCCTGAAGGCCTTGGACATGCTGGACGAGGTCATTGCCCTCATTCGCGCGTCCAACACCACCGAAGCGGCCCGTGAGGGACTCATGGAGCTGTTGGAGATCGACGAACTCCAGGCCCGCGCAATCTTGGACATGCAGCTGCGCCGTTTGGCTGCTCTGGAACGCCAGAAGATCCAGGATCGCCACTCTGAGCTCGAAGCGATGATTCAGGAATACAACGCGATCCTTGCTTCCGAGGAACGCCAGCGCCAGATCATCAGCGAAGAACTCGCCGAGATTGTGGCCAAGCACGGCGACGACCGCCGGACGCACATCCTGATGGGCTTCGATGGCGATATGTCCATGGAAGACCTGATCCCCGAAGAGGAAATGGTTGTCACCATCACCCGCGGCGGCTACGTCAAGCGCACCCGGAGTGACAACTACCGTTCGCAGCAACGTGGCGGCAAGGGAATCAAGGGTGCGCAGCTGCGCGGCGACGATGTTGTGGAGCACTTCTTTGTGACCACCACCCATCACTGGTTGCTGTTCTTTACCAACCTGGGCCGCGTGTACCGGGCAAAGGCTTATGAACTGGCCGAAGCCGGACGTGACGCCAAGGGGCAGCACGTTGCCAACCTTCTGGCTTTCCAGCCGGACGAGCACATAGCCCAGGTCCTGGACCTGCGTGATTACCAGCAGGCCCCTTATCTGGTGCTTGCCACCAAGAACGGTCTGGTCAAGAAAACCAGGTTGGAGGACTACGACACCAACCGCACAGCCGGAGTCATTGCCATCAATCTGCGCGACAGCGACGAGTTGGTTTCGGCCCAGCTGGTCAGCGAAACAGATGACCTGCTCCTGGTGTCCCGCAAGGGCCAGTCCATCCGGTTCACGGCCACCGATGATGCCTTGCGTCCCATGGGCCGCGCCACATCCGGTGTGACCGGTATGAAGTTCCGTGAAGATGACGAACTTCTTGCCGCAGACGTGGTCCAGGATGGTTCGTTTGTGTTCATCGTGACCGAGGGCGGCTACGCCAAGCGGACGGCCGTGGACGAATACCGTCTCCAGGGCCGTGGTGGCCTTGGAATCAAGGTAGCCAAGCTTGCTGAAGACCGTGGTGACCTGGTTGGTGCCTTGATTGTGCAGGAAGAGGACGAAGTCCTGGTGGTCATGGAGGGCGGCAAGGTGGTCCGCTCGGCCGTGACGGGCGTCCCTGCGAAGGGTCGCGACACCATGGGTGTCATCTTCGCGAAGCCGGACAAGAATGACCGCATTATTGAGGTCGCACGCAACAGCGAACGTGGCTTGGAAGTCGAAGAGTCCGAGGACGGACTCGACGATGACGTAACGTTGGCTGCAAACGACGGCGCCTCTGAGGCGACCGTGACGGCCGATACGGAAAACGACGCAGACCCGGAAATTGAAACGGGCGCGGAGCTGAACGAAGACAACACCGGAGGTAACGAGTGAGTAATTCCGACTCATATCCCAAGCCGAGCACAGGTGTCCCCGGCGGACTCCGGCAGCCCTCAGGCAACGCGCAGACCGGAACGCCTGCACGGCCCCAGCAGCGCCCTGGAACAGGATCCACCGGATCCGGATCCACGGGAGCACGGCCCGCGGGCAGCACAAATTCTGCTCCGCGTCCTGCCGGGGCTCCCGGACAACGGCCGGCCCAAGCCGGTCAGCGTCCCGCCGGAGCCCCCGGACAGCGCCCGGCACAGCCCGGGCAGCGTCCTGCCGGCACCGCTGCCCAGCGTCCGGCTCAGGGCGGACCCGGCTTGGTAAAGCCGGCACCCAAGGCCAAAGTTCGCCGCGCGCGTCTCCTTGTCAGCAAGGTTGACCCGTGGTCTGTTCTGAAGATGGCATTCCTGTTGTCCGTTGCTTTGGGAATTGTCACCGTGGTTGCGGCAATCGTCTTGTGGACTGTGCTGGATCTCACAGGCATCTTTGACCAGGTGGACAGCCTTCTTGGCACCCTTGCGGGTTCAGAGGGCAGCGGGTTTGAACTGAAGAAGATTGCTTCGCTTGGCCAGGTGGCATCGTTTGCCACCATCATCGCGGTGGTGAACGTGGTTCTCTTGACCGCTCTCTCCATGCTTTCGGCTGTGCTCTATAACATTTCCGCAACGTTGGTTGGTGGCGTTGGCGTCACCCTTACCGACGACTAGTAAAAACTCCCGGAAAATCAGCGAAATCGGCTGATTTGCTCCGGGAAAATGCCTCGATTTGAGATCGGGCCGGGATGTGCTGTACAGTCATATCTCGGCCCGATGAGGCATCGGGGCGTATAGCTCAGGCGGTTAGAGCGCTTCGCTGATAACGAAGAGGTCCCAGGTTCAAGTCCTGGTACGCCCACGGAACCACAAAGAGGTTCAGGTAAAACTGAACCGGAATGAGGTGCTTGTGAAGAAGTTGCTGGTAGTTGTGGCAGCTGCGGTCGCAGGCGTCCTGCTCTATAAAAAGACGCAGGAATCCGAAGCCCGGAAGGATGTCTGGAGCAAGTCAACCGATACGGTGGACTAGCCGAGGAGCCCGGTGCGGATTGGTAAAAACCGGTTCTCACATGGGGTATGATTGACGGGTTGCTTCTTATGGGGGCATGGCGCAATTGGTAGCGCACCTGCTTTGCAAGCAGGGGGTTCGGGGTTCGAGTCCCCGTGCCTCCACCATAAGAAAAGTCCCGGTCAGAAATGACCGGGACTTTTGCGTTTACCGGGACTTTTGCGTTTAACGCCCGGTAAGAAACCTTTAACGGCCATTAAGAAATCAGCTGACCTGCCCAGGTCCCCGAGGGCCTCTGCTGCTTGGTCAGCGGGGAGCCTTCGCGCCACTAGGGTGGATCCGTGACCCTTCTCATTGCTGCACTCGGCGTCCTGGGTGTTGCCTCCTCCGGACCACTCATTGCCGGCACTCTCGGTGCTACGTCGGTGACAGCCTTGGCAATTGCGTTCTGGCGCAATGCGATTGGCGCTGTTGTGATGGCGGGCCCTGTCATCATTCGGGAACCGAAAGCATTCGGGAGGATTTCCCGGCGGGAATTTGGCTGGTCCGCTCTGGCCGCGGTGGCGCTGGCCTTCCACTTCGCCTGCTTCATCACTGCACTTCAGCTGACCTCAGTGGCCGCCGCCACTGCTTTGGTATGCCTGCAGTCAGGGTGGATTGCCGTTTTCCAGATGTTCCGGGGTACCCGGCACAGGTGCCCGGTTCTTCTGGGGCTTGGCATCGCGTTTGGCGGCGTAGTGGCCATTACAGGGTTCGACATGGGTTCCTCCCCGGAAGCGCTCCTGGGTGACCTCCTGGCCCTTGCCGGCGGCGCTCTGGCTGGCCTCTACACGCTGGCGGGCGGCAAAGCCAGGCAATCCATGGGAACAGGAACCTACACCACCCTCTGCTACGGCATGTGCGCCGCGATTGTGGCCGTGCTGGCTTTGTCCACTGCCCAGCCACTCTCAGGGTTCGACGCCGGCGGCTGGCTGGGCATTCTTGCCATCACCGTATGCGCGCAGCTGGTAGGGCACACAGCGTTCAATCACCTGCTGGCCACCATGAGCCCATTGCTGGTGTCCATGATCATCCTGCTGGAGATACCAGGCGCTGCCATCCTGGCCGCCATCTTCCTCAGCGAAACCCTGCCCGCCGGGACATACGCGGGACTGGCACTGATTCTTGCAGGACTGGCCGTGGTCGTAGGCGGTCAGCGGCGTGGCCGGCCCGAAGCAGACCGACGCGAGGCTGAACTGGGCACAGACTAGAGCGCCGGCGTCGGGCGTTTACGCACCGCCGCGGCGGGCGCCTTGCGCAGAATTGGCGGTGTGAATGGCGCGGAGCAACTTTGCCGGGAAGTACACCGAGAAGAACACCACCATAGGCGCCTTCAAGGCCATCTTCTTGACGTTGTGGGCCTTGTACGTGCGGTCGAAGCGCTGGACGTAGTAGCGGTAGTCCCTGGGCGAGTCCTCAAGCCGCCGTGCGGACATCCCGGAAACCATTTGGGGAAGGTACTGCACCTTGAGGTCGTGCTCAAACAGATGCAGCGAAAGATCGATGTCCTCGTGCATCTCATCTTTGGGGTCCAGGCACGCTTCATCGCGAATGGTTTCCCACGCCGAGCGGCGAAGGGCCATGTTGGACCCGAAGAGGAAATGGTACTGGTGCTTGGCCAGGCGGAGCATGAGCTGGCGCATTTTGTCGTCCGCTTTGAGCCCAAACCGGCGCATTGGCATGTCGTAGTAAACCACCGGACCTGTGGCCGCCGCTACGGAGGGATCCATGAAAGCTTTTTGGACTTGCTCCACCCAATCAGGTTCAAGGACGGAGTCGGCGTCGATGCGGCCCACCACGTCCCCTGTGGCATTGTTCAGTCCATGGTTACGTGTGGGGATCAGTCCCTGTGCAGCCTCCTGGCGCAGCAGGATGATGGGGCTTTCGGGGTATTCCTGCTGCATCTGACGCACGATTCTGGCCGTGCGGTCCGTGGACAAATTATCCACAACGATGATCTCTTCGGCAGGAACCGACTGGTAGATGGCCGCGATGAGGCACTGGCGAATGACGCTTTCCTCGTTATACGCCGGGATGACGATGGACACGCCGGGAGGTTCCGGAGCATCCTGGAGGGCACCCGCAAGGGGTCTATCGGCTGACATCACTCCAAATCTAACACTCGGGGCCAAGTGTCCGATGGAGGCTTTGGTTACAAGCCGGCAAACACTGAAGGGACCCCGGCAATAGCCGGGATCCCTTCAGATTTCTGACTTACAGGCCCCTGCTGAGGCCACGGGTCAAGGTTTAGTTCTGGGCACCTTTGGCGTCGGAGTCCTTGCCATCGGTGTCCTTATGCAGGCTGGCCGCGATGTTCTTCACGGCAGTCTTCGCGTCGGTTGCAACTTTCTCCGTGGAGTCCTCAACGTTCTTGAAGGCATCCTTGGTGGCCTGCTCGACTTCAGCTGCGGCCTCCTCCGGAGTGATGTCCGAGGACTTGGTCTCAGAGACTGCCGCTGCCGGAGCAGACACAGCGGCCTCTGCTGGAGCAGTTGTGGACGCA contains the following coding sequences:
- a CDS encoding DUF3566 domain-containing protein translates to MSNSDSYPKPSTGVPGGLRQPSGNAQTGTPARPQQRPGTGSTGSGSTGARPAGSTNSAPRPAGAPGQRPAQAGQRPAGAPGQRPAQPGQRPAGTAAQRPAQGGPGLVKPAPKAKVRRARLLVSKVDPWSVLKMAFLLSVALGIVTVVAAIVLWTVLDLTGIFDQVDSLLGTLAGSEGSGFELKKIASLGQVASFATIIAVVNVVLLTALSMLSAVLYNISATLVGGVGVTLTDD
- a CDS encoding glycosyltransferase family 2 protein; its protein translation is MSADRPLAGALQDAPEPPGVSIVIPAYNEESVIRQCLIAAIYQSVPAEEIIVVDNLSTDRTARIVRQMQQEYPESPIILLRQEAAQGLIPTRNHGLNNATGDVVGRIDADSVLEPDWVEQVQKAFMDPSVAAATGPVVYYDMPMRRFGLKADDKMRQLMLRLAKHQYHFLFGSNMALRRSAWETIRDEACLDPKDEMHEDIDLSLHLFEHDLKVQYLPQMVSGMSARRLEDSPRDYRYYVQRFDRTYKAHNVKKMALKAPMVVFFSVYFPAKLLRAIHTANSAQGARRGGA
- the gyrB gene encoding DNA topoisomerase (ATP-hydrolyzing) subunit B, which produces MANDNAETLAVEPEEETVPKPDTPAETPREYGASDITVLEGLEAVRKRPGMYIGSTGPRGLHHLVYEVVDNSVDEALAGYCSHIEVTLRADGGVQVVDDGRGIPVDIHPTEGKPTVEVVMTILHAGGKFGGGGYAVSGGLHGVGISVVNALSRRVDTEVRRQGHVWRMTFADGGKPQGELVKGEATDVTGTSQTFYPDGTIFESTEFDFETLRARFQQMAFLNKGLRITLTDERPVNRDGDDDLDLDAVATEGEVAAEHRTVVYEYPDGLLDYVKHLNSNKKVEIVHEDVIAFETEDTERHIAVEVAMQWTTAYSESVHTYANTINTHEGGTHEEGFRAAMTSLINRYAREKSIIKEKEDNLTGDDIREGLTAVISVKLSEPQFEGQTKTKLGNSEVKGFVQRVVTDQLGDWLERNPGPARDVIRKAISAAQARMAARKARDNARRKSPLESFGMPGKLSDCSSKDPSRCEVYLVEGDSAGGSAKRGRNPETQAILPLRGKILNVERARLDKALGNAEVQSMITAFGTGIGEDFDIAKLRYHKIVLMADADVDGQHITTLLMTLLFRYMRPLIENGYVYLAQPPLYRIKWSNAAHDYVYSDRERDETIRKGASMNKRLPKDNGIQRYKGLGEMDYTELWDTTMDPDRRTLLQVTMDDALAADQTFSVLMGEDVESRRNFIQQNAKDVRFLDI
- the gyrA gene encoding DNA gyrase subunit A — protein: MSDETPEVPAEPTADDIILEGDVLTDRVEQVDLQTEMQRSYLDYAMAVIVGRALPDVRDGLKPVHRRVLYAMFDGGYRPDRSFNKCARVVGDVMGTYHPHGDMAIYDALVRLIQDWTMRYPLALGQGNFGSPGNDGAAAPRYTETKMAQLAMEMVRDIDEETVDFQDNYDGKNQEPTILPARFPNLLVNGSSGIAVGMATNIPPHNLREVAEGVQWALDNPTATREELLEALLLRIKGPDFPTGATILGHKGIEDAYRTGRGSITMRAVVNVEELQGRTCLVVTELPYQANPDNLAIKIAELVKDGKIQGIADLRDETSGRTGQRLVIVLKRDAVAKVVLNNLYKHTQLQDNFSANMLAIVDGVPRTLSLDAFIRHWVAHQMDVIARRTRYRLRKAEEEAHILRALLKALDMLDEVIALIRASNTTEAAREGLMELLEIDELQARAILDMQLRRLAALERQKIQDRHSELEAMIQEYNAILASEERQRQIISEELAEIVAKHGDDRRTHILMGFDGDMSMEDLIPEEEMVVTITRGGYVKRTRSDNYRSQQRGGKGIKGAQLRGDDVVEHFFVTTTHHWLLFFTNLGRVYRAKAYELAEAGRDAKGQHVANLLAFQPDEHIAQVLDLRDYQQAPYLVLATKNGLVKKTRLEDYDTNRTAGVIAINLRDSDELVSAQLVSETDDLLLVSRKGQSIRFTATDDALRPMGRATSGVTGMKFREDDELLAADVVQDGSFVFIVTEGGYAKRTAVDEYRLQGRGGLGIKVAKLAEDRGDLVGALIVQEEDEVLVVMEGGKVVRSAVTGVPAKGRDTMGVIFAKPDKNDRIIEVARNSERGLEVEESEDGLDDDVTLAANDGASEATVTADTENDADPEIETGAELNEDNTGGNE
- a CDS encoding DMT family transporter; the protein is MTLLIAALGVLGVASSGPLIAGTLGATSVTALAIAFWRNAIGAVVMAGPVIIREPKAFGRISRREFGWSALAAVALAFHFACFITALQLTSVAAATALVCLQSGWIAVFQMFRGTRHRCPVLLGLGIAFGGVVAITGFDMGSSPEALLGDLLALAGGALAGLYTLAGGKARQSMGTGTYTTLCYGMCAAIVAVLALSTAQPLSGFDAGGWLGILAITVCAQLVGHTAFNHLLATMSPLLVSMIILLEIPGAAILAAIFLSETLPAGTYAGLALILAGLAVVVGGQRRGRPEADRREAELGTD
- a CDS encoding DLW-39 family protein, with product MKKLLVVVAAAVAGVLLYKKTQESEARKDVWSKSTDTVD